Proteins encoded by one window of Candidatus Nitrosocosmicus hydrocola:
- a CDS encoding UDP-N-acetylglucosamine-1-phosphate transferase: MPYLEELVIGTIIASIIAFLINLVIMPKFIIFLKLKGKVVNDNHKPNKPKVPRPAGPILLLSILIGELVLFFITGNIEIIGILLTTIIAFIIGIIDDFKIMPGWFKPGALILASIPLIFFHIYDNELNVIFGSVYIPILYIPLILISIPLAGNTVNSIDVFNGVATGFLIISMFPVIISTFLFGDIEILMLELPFLAALLGFYFFHKYPSKIFPGDSGTLVMGAMYGALAIASKSEIIAIIALLPAIMNSFLFLSSVKKIVEHREVKSRPTILNEDFTLQASKEKNAPITLVRLILLDGKLSEREIVTKIYKLAIFSTSLAIITILIQFIITMK; the protein is encoded by the coding sequence TTGCCTTATCTTGAAGAGTTAGTAATAGGCACCATTATCGCATCTATTATTGCATTTTTAATAAATTTAGTCATAATGCCAAAATTCATAATTTTTCTAAAACTTAAGGGAAAGGTTGTAAATGACAATCATAAACCAAATAAACCAAAAGTTCCAAGACCCGCGGGACCGATTTTGTTATTAAGTATTCTTATTGGAGAACTGGTATTATTTTTCATTACAGGAAATATTGAGATAATAGGTATATTACTCACAACAATTATAGCTTTCATAATTGGGATTATCGATGATTTCAAGATAATGCCAGGATGGTTTAAGCCAGGAGCACTAATTTTAGCTTCCATCCCGTTAATATTTTTTCACATATACGATAATGAATTAAATGTGATCTTTGGGAGTGTGTATATTCCAATATTGTATATTCCTTTGATACTAATATCTATACCATTAGCAGGAAATACTGTAAATTCTATAGACGTATTTAATGGCGTAGCTACAGGATTTTTAATCATAAGTATGTTTCCAGTTATAATTAGTACTTTTTTATTTGGAGATATAGAAATCCTTATGCTTGAACTACCTTTTTTAGCTGCTTTGCTGGGATTTTATTTCTTTCATAAATATCCTAGTAAAATATTTCCAGGAGATTCAGGCACTCTAGTTATGGGGGCAATGTATGGAGCATTGGCAATTGCATCCAAATCTGAAATAATAGCCATCATTGCCTTGCTACCTGCTATAATGAACTCATTTTTGTTTTTAAGTAGTGTTAAGAAAATTGTTGAACATAGAGAGGTTAAATCAAGACCAACCATACTCAATGAAGATTTTACTTTACAAGCATCAAAGGAAAAGAATGCGCCTATAACTCTGGTTAGACTGATTCTACTGGATGGAAAACTTTCAGAGAGAGAAATAGTTACTAAAATATACAAATTGGCCATATTCTCCACATCTCTTGCAATAATAACAATATTAATACAATTCATAATAACCATGAAATAA